TTTTTAATGGATTCGTCATTTTTAGCTTTTGCACAACGTATTTGTATAAGATTAGTTGCGTGATTTAGGTAATTAATTTAGTAAATACAAACTGAATAGAAAATCTGCAAAGATTTTCTTAGGCAGACTTGTACTAGCAATTAATTTTATACTTTGTTAGGTGCAGTTTTTATTTTTAAACTCTTCAAATATTTTTTTCTGGTCGTAACTGAACATCATAGCTCGTGTCCTAAATGTTATTAAATAATTCTTTATTCTGCAATGAAATGGCATTGTATTAAAATAAACAAAGTGTCCAGCAGGTTGAATTTGTTCCAAAGCTTTTTTTGCTTCTTCTTCATTTTCAAATTCCCATTGCTCAATTATTCCGTCTGATATTGTATTACCTCCATTTTTATCTCTGTAAAAATATCCCCAAATACTTTTAGCATTTTTGAATAACTTAATATCTAGTTTAGTGGATAGTTTATTTAATAGTTTTGGGTCAAAGTCATTAGCTCTTTTTAAATCAGTATTTTGATAGTCTATTTTATAAAATGGATAATCACTAAATAAAGTTTTTTCACCTAAATATTCGTATAATCTCTTTTTTCTTAATCTTAAAGTATCAGGAATCCAATTAGATTTTTCAATTTCTTTGACAAACTCAATAAGTTCAGGAATTGGAATACTTTTATAAATAACAGTTTTTTCTTCTTTTTCTTTTGATATAATAGAGTCTTCAGTTATGACAGTTTTAATATCATTTTTTTGGGTTGAGTCCTTGCTGTTTTCTTCTAGTACCCTTTTACAGCTACAAATAATTAAAAAAGCAATTAATATTATCGATTTGATTCTCATTTCTTGAATTACATCTAACGGTCTCGGCTATGCGCTGTGACGGATTATGACCACATACTTTTTAGCCTTGACCATAAGTTTGATTTATTACTGGATTTTGGAGTTTCTGATTCATCCGTCATTGTCGTATAGCCATTGTTAGCAACTGTCTCTTTTTCTTTTTTATTCGTTATCTTTTTTAAATAATCTTTTTGTGCGTCTGTTATTTCATTCTTAGAATATAAATTCACGCTGTCATTTGAAATTCTTAATGTCAATTCCGAATTCTGTCCCCATTTAATTATGTCTTGAGGAAATTCGGAATAGTCAGTCAAGGTCAAGTCACTTTTAACTTTTTCAAAGTCGATTTCTATATTTTCAAAATATTCACTTATCGAATTTTTATACCCTAATTGGTCAATTTCTTCGAATATCGCTAAGTCTTCAATTAGATTTTCAAATTTGGTTGCTTTTGGCTCTCATCCTTCGTAATACTTGCCATCAAAGTCAATTGTGAAGTATTCTTGGTAACGAGTGTCAGCACAGGTCAAATGGTCATTAGGAATATCATCTTCCGCTGGATGATAAATTAATTCATTTATTATTTTATCTGGGTATCCAAAATCACCTCTGACTTTTTCTCCGTGTAATATTCCAAAACAAATAGGTTCAAGACCAGCGTAAATTGTTAGTCCACCATAGTTTAATTGGAAATCAATCAATTCCTGAGTTGGTTTAATTCCAATTTTTGAAAAAGCATTTTCAATCATATCCAATGACTTCACGGCATCACTTCGATATTCTTGTTCGTTTAAAAAATCGGTTGCTCTTTCTGTTAATTTCATTCTTTTATTTTACTACTTGTGGTTGTTGCGAACGTATTTGTATATGATTTTTTGCGGGAAAAGGATGCGAGTTCTTTTCCAATGATGCGGAAAGATAATTAATAAGATTGAATTTCCGGTGAGGAAATTCAGCCGCAATTAATTATGCACCTTGTTGAGGTTAGTTTTTTAATCATCTAGAACAGATTCTAGTCTTGTTCTTATGAAAGAAGTGAAACTATCATAACATAATTCCATATCGGTAATTGTTTTTAATCCTGGATTCCAATAAAATACTTTTCCAAAATTTTCTGAATCTCCATCGCAGCACAATACCCATTGATCTCCAAGTCCAGCGTCTCCAAGTTGTATATGTTTTTTAAAGAGCCCATATTTTACTTGACCCTCTTTACTTAATCCAACAAAGTTTATATGAACAGGGTCTAAGTCGTTTCCATTATTTATTAACCCGTTAATTTCAACTGATCGAACAGATATTGCTCCATATTTTTCAAGGAAAGCTTTGAAATCTTTAGGTAAGTTTATGTTTAGTAATTCTGAAATTTTTTGAAGACGCTCAGGAGTACCAGGTGTGCTAGTATATATTATCTCATCTTGTTCTTTAAATTTATTAAGTAAGTCTTCTATCATTTCTTTATTATAATTAACCACAACGTTTAGTATATGGCAAGTAGGGCAGACGGGAGCAGGACATGCTCTTAGCAGCACTAAGCTGAACGTTTATTTTTGTTTTTATCTTTT
The sequence above is a segment of the Tenacibaculum sp. 190130A14a genome. Coding sequences within it:
- a CDS encoding SMI1/KNR4 family protein, with product MIEDLLNKFKEQDEIIYTSTPGTPERLQKISELLNINLPKDFKAFLEKYGAISVRSVEINGLINNGNDLDPVHINFVGLSKEGQVKYGLFKKHIQLGDAGLGDQWVLCCDGDSENFGKVFYWNPGLKTITDMELCYDSFTSFIRTRLESVLDD